GGTTCCAGTCGGgaaacgtttttcttttactttgcggccattgattttatttccagTCGACAAAatatgtttctctctctcgagaaTAAACAAGAGGAGAAAATGTCTCGGGAGAAAGCCCTCCataataatcatcattattatgattattgcTGTGGCTACCCATGCGTGAAAAtgatatcttttctttcttttttctcgggAAAAATTctgcacaattttttttatttttaacgcaccttttttatttcgtattGACGTTTCTCTTTACGAtttgatgacgacgacgaatgTTGTATCCATTCACTGCTGATATAATATAATCCCTTACTGCAATAACAACAACGCCATCATCGTCTAGCGGCCGGAAGCGATCCGTTGTTATTTATCACCCCCGCAAGGCACTTTGCACCCCCACACACTCAAACACTACACACActacacactacacacacacaaccatgcgagttgaaaaatatttatccaCACCACTTAAAACTCAAAACAACGATATGTTGGAACCAACGTCGATCGAACGATTTCTGCAACTGGCACAATTGGCTAAAAATTTTCACTGTGcacacacactacacacaacaccaaaaaatgaacgaaatatattatataaaaacgtGCGTGCGAACCGGTTGACGATCTACCGACTACTGGAGCTGCTACCTGCTGGGTGCTGTGTAGAGTTGTtggtgttgtgtgtgtgtgactctCTAAAACAGCGCCAGGAGCACTGGAACACTGGAACAGCAACCACAGAATAAAAGcggaacacacacaccatcCTGGTGCATATAGTGAAAGTAGAGCGACTTGTTacctttctctcttcttcttctttggctttttagcttcttcttcatgagcagaaataaatattccttGCAGAATCTTGttttgggctgctgctgctgcagacgCCGCCATCTTTTTTCGATCGAATGTAAAATTCTTAGAGAATCGTCTGCACTGCAGGTGTGGAATCACCGCGCCAAGGACTTTTtcacaatcttttttttgcggtattcatcatcattatttagAGATAATAATCACGGTGGCAATTTGGCCTCGACTGGCAAGATCATCATCAAAAATTGACATGTAGTTTGGCAgcggttggtggtggtgttgttcGTCAATTTCTTGCAATCAactttccctcttcttcttcttcttcttgctgggCCTCATTGAAGATGAAAAGTTCACGAGCTCAACTgtcgagaagaagaatttcacgACCTGAATTCCTCATCCCTTTCAAATCTTAACCGATTGCTGCTGCAGCTCAAACGACGGTTCATTGcacctttcttttatttttaaaaaagactcGAGCGTTTGCCATTTTTGCCACTAGGTGGCCATCCAGTCAGCGCTAGGTGGCTACACGTATCTCTGTTGTTATCACAGTCACGTCTTCTGCTGCTCTTCTGTGTGAATGAAACAACCGTCTTGTTTTAGagatataaaaatattgttttcttatctCATGCTGAAATTGTATATGTAAAAACTCCCCGCCCCCTTGCTGCATTCGGGACACACATGAATCGGCGTATTCGTTAGTCTCGGAAATGAATAACAACGTGATGAACAAAGAGGCTATTCAACTGCTGAACGCCGCCAGCAGTGACAGCGAATCTGCATCTGATTTGCAATTCGCCTTGGCCCCACAACCGACGATACAAGTGAGAAGAAAGATTCGTACGAAAAGGTTAGTTGATGAATAAGAATTTCTCCTTGTTTTCCATCAACTCATTCTCCAACGATTGACAGGAAGCAGAGACGAGGAGATGCAGGAAGTGGATCTCAGTCCCCGACTCTGTCTCAGTTGCCTTGTTCTTTCTTCAACATCTTGAAAATCGCATCCATTTCGTTTGCCATTGGAGGCACTCTAGTCATCGGCTGGATAGTCATGCTCCTCCACACAGAAGTGCAGCAGCTCTCTGACAAATTGGCCAACGGTACACACAATAGAATTCTCTGTCCCAACCTGCATGTTAATCATTCCGAGTGCTTTTTCTAGTACCCACATCTTACGATGACGAAACCATTTTGGGTCTGAAGAGAACCATCAAGGAACTGGGCTTGAACCAGTCTTACCATTACTACGTCCTTCAAAACTACTCTCGAGGTCTGGAGGTCTTCCGTCAACAAATTACGTCCGTGACATCTGACGTCAGTAATATCAAAGACAGCCTGAAAGAGGCCCCTCAAATGTTGAACATTGGCAAAGAGTTGGATTCGTTGAAATCCTCTTTGGCCACTTACGGTGCCACCATATCCGATTTGAAGCTCAGTCTGGCCGAATTGAAAGAATCGCCAACGTCATCGACTGGCGCCCAGCTGGAAGCCTTAAACGCCACCCTGCAGGCCAGACTGGATTTCATTACCGAAGATTTGCACCATCACCACGTATGACtcgacagaaaacaaaaatgtgtgtcagtgattttctattttccttttttaaattttacaggGTATCATTACCTCACTTCAAAATGCAACGGAACGTCTTTCTGCTCAGATTCCATCCGCAAATATTCCCCAAAGAGTCGACGCTATCCATTCAGCCCTGGCCAAACTGGAAGCTCAGCAAAAGAATACGACTGTCACTCTGAGCTACGCCATGGAACTTTTACATCAAATAGTAACAAACTCTTCTGGATGATAATCACCGGTTGActtaaaaaattccctttcgTAGATATGCCATAACAAActcaatttttataatttaaaatttggatAGTAGTTGCCAACTTGACAAACCTTTATTTTAACTAGtccctttttaaataatagctTTGTCTTTTTGTCGCGCtcaaaaaatacaattgaatttttttttgttttttcaaaaaaatccgtGATTGGTTGATGGAGAAACTTGTGCGTGTtgtttttggttctttttcttttcagtggATGACGCCCAACTCGCGGCCGACAGAAATGAAAGCCTCGATGGTCCGGTCGATGTCGTCAAACGAATGAGCAGCCGAGATTTGCACGCGAATTCGTGCTTTCCCTTTAGGTACCACAGGATAGCTGAATCCAATCACGTAGATCCCTCGACCTGTCAATAACCCCCGgatggattatttttttactttttctgataattattATTAGGGTTACTTACTAAGCATCCGCTCGGCCATGGTAGAAGCTAATTTAGCGTCCTCCAAGAAAACTGGGCAGATGGGATGATTCTCGCCCAAGATTTTGAATCCAGCCGATGTCATCCCTTGGCGGAATCGTGTCGTGTTAGCCGCCACTTTTTGTGATAATCCTGATCCTCCCATGACCAATTCCAGggcctttttcaaaaacaaaagaaaagttgtttttcaaaagaaaaggtaaacaaacttttgtttaaaaaagttgTCGTGCCGCAGTGCAACTGCAGGGCTAAccccccccttaaaaaaaaagtcccgagTCACGCCATTTTCAACTACGTTACAGTCCCGACACTATCAGctgtaaacttttttttcttttgaaaagtcACAGGAAATATATCTACaataagttttaaaatgtttagtagtaagaaaaaccttttgagCTACGGCGACGACCGGCGGCGGAAGTGAATTGGAGAAAAGGTACGGCCTGGATCGTTGTCGTAGAAGGTGAATCAATTCTTTGGGGCCGGTCGTGTAGCCACCGGCCGCTCCACCCAAAGCTTTGCCCAGAGTTGAATTAATGATGTCAACTCGGTTGGTAAGACCGAAATATTCCTCCGTTCCCCTTTGTTACATTTATAACAAGTTATGCATGAAATTTGACACTATCCGAAATCGGCGGTTATTTAAATTACCTGCCGGTGGCGCCGAAAAAACCGGTGGCGTGACATTCGTCGATAAAGATCATTGAATTGTACTGGTCAGCCAACTGTCCAATTTCTTTCAACGGTACCACGTTGCCGTCCATGCTAAACACTCCATCCGTCACAATCAGTCGCATTCGTGAATTTTGGCTTTCCTTTAATTTCTCTTCCAAATCTAAACCGCATTTGAATTGGGAAAGTGAatggaaatttgatttgatttgattgactAATCACCAGCCATGTCCTTGTGTTTGTAACGCAATTTCTTAGCCTTGCAGAGCCGGATGCCGTCGATGATGGAAGCGTGATTAAGTTCGTCTGAAATGACGGCGTCATCGGGAGTGAGAAGGACCTCGAAAAGTCCGGCATTGGCATCGAAACAGCTCGGGTAGAGAATGGCGTCTTCGCGGCCGTGAAATTCCgcaatcttcttctccaacaccttttcttatataattatAAACATTCgtttataatttattattcaaatagaGAAAGTGTGGacatgtgtttttttcctaGAAGCAGACCTTGTGAATGTCCTGAGTTCCGCAAATGAAACGAACGCTGCTCAGTCCCGCTCCGTAATTATCTAAagcttctttctattttcacgaaattttaattaaaaaaatcttttgtcttCAACAGGAAATATTTCTAGGAAAAATAACACTTACGCCGGCTTGGATAACATCTGGATGGCTctaatagaaaaatgaaattaaactgAATTAAATATGAAGATATATCATTAATGTAATACCGAAAGGCCCAGGTAATTATTAGCACAGAAATTGAGTAGAGGTTGAAGCTGTCCTTGAACTTGAACAGTGACAGCCTGTTTGGACGTAATGACTCTTTCGTGTTTAAAAGTTCCAGCCTGACGAATCGAGTCCAGTTCGTTTTCCAACAGCTGACGGGCAGCTGCCAGGGCCGAACTGTTACGCGAATAactcaaattcttcttcttcaccagcAAATGCCATCCCGATCGACCTTTTTAtgttaaacaaaatgaaaatttctttaaattatacgaaataattcattctcagacctgctgctgcttggaACATTGTTGCGTGACTGAATCGACTGCTGCCGATATATCTGCGCAGCTGAGACAGCCCCGGCAATGTTCCAAAAACCCCAAAGTCTATTTTAGGTTGTACATAACCCTCCCTCCCACCTCGttcgttttgttttacagGCCaacaacagacgacgacggcgtCAAAGTCTAATTATCAAAGTCAGCTGTTTTTCTACAAAATATAAAGTTATCGATCCTGGAAAAGAAGGTGATATCGTGTACACGGCATTCGTATAAAAGGTAAGATATAATAATCGATCAAGCAGCTATAAACGCGCGGTAATAGTTTCCCATGTTTGACTCTTTTATACGTCAGTTTATatcaactttgttttcttttattattagggCGGGAAAATTTATGATTTGAAACAACTTTTGAACTGGAATAGGCCATCACACAAACAAGTCGGTTAAACACGCAACAATGTTATATTGGCGCGATATTCGATTGGCTAAAATGGATAGCTGTTTAAAAGGTATTAACTTTTGTTAGATAATGAAGGTAAATGCTGACTCATCGAGTTTGAATGTTTGCTTGTATTCCGATCGAACGTAGGTTTGAACATTGGTTGCGTGGGCAACTCGTCAGTTATTATTCAACAGCTGTCCcatgaggggggggggggactatTCACCCCCCCTCGAAACGTTGTTGCCCACCCAGGTGTGCGCAGGTGCGCCCTGGAACACACGAACGtgatggggggagaaaaaagaaggaaattgtACTagtctcatttttatttgtgtgttaGTCGATGCTAGAACGTCGGTCAAGGATGGCGTCGTCGGAACTTCGGCGACCGAAATCGGCCAATCCCAATCGGAGATTACGGACAGCAACGCACAAAGTGACCGATCCTCGAGTCCGTCCCGAACAACCGGCAGCCGAAAGAGAAGAGTCTTCCGAGTACCACAATTTGAACGAATCGCTCTCCGTTTGGACCAACGATTCTCTGCTGGAAGAGGTCGATCCTGGACAGCAGAGGCCATCCGCCGCCTCGGGCAAACAGCAGCGGACGCCGTCGCCCACGTCATCGACATACGATTCGCTGATGACTTTCGAGTGCATTCAAAAGGCCAGTGCTTTGCGTGTATTGGCCAAAACACTTGACAGACAGCGTGACGTCTTGcagcaggccagcagcagcagcagcggtgggAACGGGAGCAGCACTGCAACGGGAGATTCGGCTGACTCCCGAAAAACCACACCCCCGCCAAGGAAATTGCGGCCTTTGGGACGTGAATACAGCGGTCctttctaaaacaaaacaacaatttgatttttaaattttattttttgttcattttgatttttgcgggttgtacacacacagtcaAGGTCCAATGAAAAAGACGCCAGTTTTATCGTGAATATATATACAATGTGAAATAGCGTACTGATGTTAACGTGATGTTCAACATCACGAACTGGCGAATTTCGCTTTTTTGTGTTAGCTCTGCTGGTGAGTTGAGGGAGGGGGCGAGCTTTATATCCATCACGTGTTACTGAAACATATAACGCCAGCATGAGCTGGGGGTGCGTGACAACAAGTCGTGATTCACTGCTGAGAACGGAGTAGCTATACTAAGAAATTTAAGTTTCTACGACATATTTCCACTGCGGCTGAATCGTTTGAGTGTAATctgaaattaacttttttttgtacacGATCAAAATGATGAATGCGTCTTTTGTGGAAAGTTTACATTATTATTCTCGAGTGTTGGCAACGTTGCTAGATTATTGTTTACGTTTTCTTGGCCAATTcgtgtgtcgtctgctgctacTGCGTTGTGGAATTGAATGTCAAGTGTCAGAATCCAAGGGgggcgtacacacacacatcgttGGATGAAGGGTCACGACAACTTTCAAGAAttgattcaacatgactgtAGCACAATCTCGTAAAAGTGGACTACAATGGCCTATTGCCATCTGTGAGTTATTAAATTCCcatattttatggatttttaaaagttgacacacttttgtttttctataggTCTTCTTTTACCCCTAGTCTTGACTGGTTGCGGCGGAAGTGAATTAAGTTGTATCCCTCACGATGTTCTAGTCCATATTGGTGGCGAAACGGATGTAGTCTTGTCTCTCAGGTATgttatttgcatatttttattttggttcatGACGTGTATTGTTTTTTCATCAGCGGTTTTAATGATTCCGTGGAGATTTACCCTCTGTACGAACCTGCCAGTGCAGCAGAGAAGATAACCAATCTGGGAAATCTGACTCTTTATGGAAATCCAGATGGACTGAATCTTAGTTTGACAATTCATGCTGTTCATGGCGGTCATGTCACTGTATACTTTAATGCTACAACCTCAGCCATAAAGTGAGTTGTTATTATTCTCttggatttttcaaatcaCTAAATAACTTGTGACTTTCTATTTTCTGACTAGTGATGACGCTGCATATGTCAGGGTGACCATTATTCATTCTGATGAAGTCTTCTTTGTATGCATTGCTGTTGGGTGGATCTACTTTGTCGCCTGGTCTGTTTCATTTTATCCCCAAATCTATGAAAACTTTAAGAGAAAATGGTGAGTGAGCCTACTATTATCTTATCAGTACAAGTTATCAAGTGCTAATTGCTTTCCAATTGTTACTGTTTGCCATAGTGTTGTGGGTTTAAACTTGGATTATGTTGTCCTCAATGTCCTTGGCCATTTTGTGTATGGAATGTTTAATTTGGGTCTCTATTGGATACCGAGCGTTCAGGTATGTTGAACCACATTTGCGGTTATTTTATCAGTATAATCAAAGAACTTTCAACATTTCAGCTCCAATATTACGAAATCCATCCAATGGGCGTTATCCCGGTCCAGACAAATGACGTCGTATTTTCAGTGCACGCTACCGTTTTCTCTATTCTAACTGCCATACAGTGTATAATCTATGAGGTATAAGCTATCAATTGATACGTCAGaatatcatttattatttgatatcTATTTTTTAGAGAGGAGACCAAAAAGTATCGCCCTACACTTGGGCGTTTATCGGTGCCTCATCcggcttcattttctttagcaCTATAGCTGCAATCACTTACAGTATTACCTATCTGTCTCTCCTCTACTATTGCTCCTACGTCAAGCTGTTAGTAACTCTAATCAAATACATCCCTCAGGTATTTCTATCTCGATGACAAATTACAATAATGATGGGAGTGATAacgtttaaattaattgttgaaGGCTCACCTGAACTACAAACGACAAAGCACCGTGGGATATTCGATTGGCGGAGTGCTACTTGACATTACCGGGGGATTGTTGAGCGTCCTCCAAATGTTTCTATTGGCATATAATAACGGTATGCATTCTTAATGAATTATTGGTTTAACtagaaattttattcattcattttgatgaaTTCTAGATGACTGGGATTCCTTGTTTGGTGATCCCACCAAATTCGGACTGGGTCTCTTCTCTGTCATGTTCGATTTGCTCTTCATCGTCCAACACTACGTTCTCTATCGGTTCGTAGTACtctaattaattattaacaaaGATGTTTCTAAATCATGGTTATCTTGTTTTCACAGGAACAACGACCCATCTCCGGTTTATCTTCCGATCAATCGCGACGATTATCTGCCGATTGACGACGATCGTAGCACCCCATCTATAATGGCATAATGGGtacatttcccccctttttttaatattctagTTTAATATTGCCACTCGATTTCCATTCTCAATATTCTCGCTGTTAAGATCTCGGTGTCTAATTGATTATTGCCGTATAAACTATAGAGCTCATTGGAAATATATATCTCTTAGCGAGTCCTCAACTGGAAGACAAGCGCTTCTTTTTAAACAGTTAAttgcaaaatttctttttaaatgaactAAAAAGGTAAGTGTAGAAAAACCTTGTAATTTGATAATCGAAATAGAATTTACTCTTTGTTTGATACATGATTTTGACCAGCATAAAAATATCGTGATAAAAATTTCCAAGTTTTTAACTAGAAACAGTAATAATACTACTTTCTTTCACTATCCTTTTTCGCTGTCAAGCGACGTGATTTCCGTACAACTTTATCATTTTCACGATCCTCTTCATCGTCCACTGTTCTCGGGGATTTGCTCTTGACGGCAACCTGAGGTGTTGCTCCCATTCGTTTAGCACCAACAGCTTAATAATGGAAAGGCaattaatacatttttgtagatttttaaaacttatagTAAATGGTGAACCTTCAACGTGGCAAACTTCCGCCTCTACGCCAAGCGAGACGAGGAAATCGAGCCACAAAGTTTGTTTGGTCGAAAGGCGATCGTTGGGACCTTTGACTTCGATTATTCTCCATTTCTGTAAAGAAATGGCCAGTCAGTTTAGCTCTTAACTTAACCGGTTAAtctaatttatgtttttttactttttgttggGGATTCCATATTGTCAAGTCCGGAAATCCTGAACGGTAATGCCGATAGTTTTGTAAAAGCCTTTGAGAAATGGCTGCCAGAACCGGAGGAGGTATGCACTGGACTAATCCGCCGATCGATTCGAGGTCACGAAATCTGTCCCATGAAACCAAAGAACTTTGGCCGTGATTTTGTTCCCACACTTTGGCGATTTCTTCCACGATTTCAGAGCTGGACCAGTTACGGATACATTCCAACCGATTCTCAATGATCTCTTTGCGGGATTGATAGAAATCCAGGGTGTCAAAATCAAGTGGCATGGCTTGAAAAAGG
The window above is part of the Daphnia pulex isolate KAP4 chromosome 3, ASM2113471v1 genome. Proteins encoded here:
- the LOC124190741 gene encoding uncharacterized protein LOC124190741 — protein: MNNNVMNKEAIQLLNAASSDSESASDLQFALAPQPTIQVRRKIRTKRKQRRGDAGSGSQSPTLSQLPCSFFNILKIASISFAIGGTLVIGWIVMLLHTEVQQLSDKLANVPTSYDDETILGLKRTIKELGLNQSYHYYVLQNYSRGLEVFRQQITSVTSDVSNIKDSLKEAPQMLNIGKELDSLKSSLATYGATISDLKLSLAELKESPTSSTGAQLEALNATLQARLDFITEDLHHHHGIITSLQNATERLSAQIPSANIPQRVDAIHSALAKLEAQQKNTTVTLSYAMELLHQIVTNSSG
- the LOC124190737 gene encoding 2-amino-3-ketobutyrate coenzyme A ligase, mitochondrial-like; its protein translation is MFQAAAGRSGWHLLVKKKNLSYSRNSSALAAARQLLENELDSIRQAGTFKHERVITSKQAVTVQVQGQLQPLLNFCANNYLGLSSHPDVIQAGKEALDNYGAGLSSVRFICGTQDIHKVLEKKIAEFHGREDAILYPSCFDANAGLFEVLLTPDDAVISDELNHASIIDGIRLCKAKKLRYKHKDMADLEEKLKESQNSRMRLIVTDGVFSMDGNVVPLKEIGQLADQYNSMIFIDECHATGFFGATGRGTEEYFGLTNRVDIINSTLGKALGGAAGGYTTGPKELIHLLRQRSRPYLFSNSLPPPVVAVAQKALELVMGGSGLSQKVAANTTRFRQGMTSAGFKILGENHPICPVFLEDAKLASTMAERMLSRGIYVIGFSYPVVPKGKARIRVQISAAHSFDDIDRTIEAFISVGRELGVIH
- the LOC124190738 gene encoding cystinosin-like, whose amino-acid sequence is MTVAQSRKSGLQWPIAICLLLPLVLTGCGGSELSCIPHDVLVHIGGETDVVLSLSGFNDSVEIYPLYEPASAAEKITNLGNLTLYGNPDGLNLSLTIHAVHGGHVTVYFNATTSAINDDAAYVRVTIIHSDEVFFVCIAVGWIYFVAWSVSFYPQIYENFKRKCVVGLNLDYVVLNVLGHFVYGMFNLGLYWIPSVQLQYYEIHPMGVIPVQTNDVVFSVHATVFSILTAIQCIIYERGDQKVSPYTWAFIGASSGFIFFSTIAAITYSITYLSLLYYCSYVKLLVTLIKYIPQAHLNYKRQSTVGYSIGGVLLDITGGLLSVLQMFLLAYNNDDWDSLFGDPTKFGLGLFSVMFDLLFIVQHYVLYRNNDPSPVYLPINRDDYLPIDDDRSTPSIMA
- the LOC124190742 gene encoding uncharacterized protein LOC124190742 isoform X2, which gives rise to MLERRSRMASSELRRPKSANPNRRLRTATHKVTDPRVRPEQPAAEREESSEYHNLNESLSVWTNDSLLEEVDPGQQRPSAASGKQQRTPSPTSSTYDSLMTFECIQKASALRVLAKTLDRQRDVLQQASSSSSGGNGSSTATGDSADSRKTTPPPRKLRPLGREYSGPF
- the LOC124190742 gene encoding uncharacterized protein LOC124190742 isoform X1 produces the protein MKSMLERRSRMASSELRRPKSANPNRRLRTATHKVTDPRVRPEQPAAEREESSEYHNLNESLSVWTNDSLLEEVDPGQQRPSAASGKQQRTPSPTSSTYDSLMTFECIQKASALRVLAKTLDRQRDVLQQASSSSSGGNGSSTATGDSADSRKTTPPPRKLRPLGREYSGPF